A genomic segment from Stappia indica encodes:
- a CDS encoding ROK family protein produces the protein MTTAMTAAMRTDSAAAAWLGIDIGATHMRAVLVDPARRETRAVRMPTPPPGGLAQALAALVARAASHAASFGAVGLSRAAAVDGDGRVTDWPSRPDYLGADLLAPLATALAGSERAGAPAAIRHLDDGMAAAFGEAARAGAEGDDLCALSLGTGVGVGLVSGGRLVQTGDGAGTLGHLPLGLAGMRCRCGRTGCLQATLVDRDIPDTVFTAALVRARDWLAAHYGTRIILIAGGAASARPNAIAAIKGIRLSSMPDHAAALGAALHARHPDDLPAARRSAALLCRTIAAVSA, from the coding sequence ATGACGACGGCGATGACGGCCGCCATGCGGACAGACAGCGCGGCGGCTGCCTGGCTCGGCATCGACATCGGCGCGACCCACATGCGCGCGGTGCTGGTCGATCCGGCACGGCGCGAGACGCGGGCGGTGCGGATGCCGACGCCGCCGCCGGGCGGGCTTGCGCAGGCGCTGGCGGCCCTCGTTGCCCGCGCCGCGTCGCATGCAGCGTCCTTCGGCGCGGTCGGCCTGTCGCGGGCCGCGGCAGTCGACGGGGACGGCAGGGTGACGGACTGGCCGAGCCGCCCGGACTATCTCGGCGCGGACCTGCTGGCGCCGCTGGCAACCGCGCTCGCCGGGAGCGAGCGGGCGGGCGCCCCGGCGGCGATCCGCCATCTCGACGATGGCATGGCGGCGGCCTTCGGCGAGGCGGCGCGCGCGGGAGCGGAAGGCGACGACCTGTGCGCCCTCAGCCTCGGCACCGGCGTCGGTGTCGGCCTCGTCAGCGGCGGCAGGCTGGTGCAAACGGGGGACGGGGCGGGAACGCTCGGCCATCTGCCGCTGGGCCTTGCCGGGATGAGGTGCAGGTGCGGCCGGACGGGCTGCCTGCAGGCGACGCTGGTCGACCGCGATATCCCGGACACCGTCTTCACGGCCGCGCTCGTGCGGGCCCGCGACTGGCTCGCCGCGCATTACGGGACGCGCATCATCCTCATCGCCGGCGGCGCCGCGAGCGCCCGGCCGAACGCGATCGCAGCGATCAAGGGGATCAGGTTGTCGTCGATGCCGGACCATGCTGCAGCCCTCGGCGCCGCGCTCCATGCCCGCCATCCGGACGACC
- a CDS encoding methyltransferase domain-containing protein, translating to MTGEAGEDGKDGKDGKDGANRLLFWAMAGKMTELLFEADGAGLLGGLADGLDEAELVGRTGWNPEALASVLEVFRRAGIVTPGGGRPRLAPGVETALPLVAAEARLAAWHRDNGSLARALAGEGGSDPLDAPQPSAVIRGFAEAMGQAARGTALMVRRLARRAADARVLDLGGADGAVAMALAGAWPAATFTVVDRKPLHAPFGQRLGAEPALAARIRFAAHDLRHPQSLAALIGAADVILLLNVLHLLPEAGIDALLGEIRAHARAGCTVVLRELTADGGGDLAPLFLIDWLRCGSCFRDDAGAFARRLVRAGFPAPRELALAGAPDRFFMVEVP from the coding sequence ATGACCGGCGAGGCGGGCGAGGACGGGAAGGACGGCAAAGACGGCAAAGACGGCGCCAACCGGCTGCTGTTCTGGGCGATGGCCGGCAAGATGACCGAGCTGCTGTTCGAGGCCGATGGGGCCGGCCTGCTGGGCGGGCTCGCCGACGGGCTGGACGAGGCGGAGCTCGTCGGGCGCACCGGCTGGAATCCGGAGGCTCTGGCCAGCGTCCTCGAGGTCTTTCGCAGGGCCGGGATCGTAACGCCGGGCGGGGGGCGTCCGCGCCTTGCCCCTGGCGTCGAAACGGCCTTGCCGCTCGTTGCCGCGGAAGCGCGGCTGGCCGCCTGGCATCGCGACAATGGCAGCCTGGCGCGGGCACTGGCCGGGGAGGGGGGAAGCGACCCGCTGGATGCGCCGCAGCCGTCCGCGGTCATCCGCGGTTTCGCCGAGGCGATGGGGCAGGCCGCGCGCGGGACGGCATTGATGGTGCGCCGCCTGGCACGCCGGGCCGCCGACGCGCGGGTGCTGGATCTCGGCGGCGCGGACGGAGCCGTGGCGATGGCCCTTGCGGGGGCATGGCCGGCGGCGACCTTCACCGTCGTCGACCGCAAGCCGCTGCACGCGCCGTTCGGCCAGCGCCTTGGCGCAGAGCCCGCGCTGGCGGCACGGATCCGCTTTGCCGCCCACGACCTGCGCCACCCGCAGTCGCTTGCCGCGCTGATCGGGGCGGCGGACGTGATCCTTCTGCTCAATGTCCTGCATCTGCTGCCAGAAGCCGGCATCGATGCGCTGCTCGGCGAGATCCGGGCGCATGCGCGAGCGGGCTGCACGGTCGTCCTGCGCGAGCTGACGGCCGACGGGGGCGGCGATCTCGCGCCCCTGTTCCTGATCGACTGGCTGCGCTGCGGTTCCTGCTTCCGCGACGATGCCGGAGCCTTCGCCCGGCGGCTCGTCCGGGCCGGGTTCCCCGCACCGCGCGAGCTGGCGCTGGCGGGCGCTCCCGACCGGTTCTTCATGGTCGAGGTGCCATGA
- a CDS encoding glycosyltransferase family 2 protein: MGERQSLCLSAIAAHRPRADEIVLVVDGKDEAPLAGLGAVRVVRGRGAGRAAARNDGAGAARGDILVFLDGDMLTAPDFIARHLAGHAQGHAFTRGRIRELIAAAARSRLDEAGPGFPGLRAENLQRDGFAPAGFRASASLLEQAVEACHVEGRTEVPAWLASAGANFAISRRLWRELGGQQERFGRRWGCEDLEFAFRVGRAGAGIAFLPEAAAWHLSHPQPERWQAHEQALALFGELHRDAPDIAALHALLSEKGSLAAYLAALSAQTRMP, translated from the coding sequence ATGGGCGAACGTCAGAGCCTGTGCCTCTCTGCGATTGCAGCGCATCGCCCCCGTGCCGACGAGATCGTCCTCGTCGTCGACGGAAAGGATGAAGCGCCCCTTGCCGGCCTCGGTGCGGTTCGCGTGGTGCGGGGGCGCGGGGCGGGACGCGCGGCGGCGCGCAACGACGGCGCCGGGGCGGCGCGCGGCGATATCCTCGTGTTTCTCGACGGCGACATGCTCACCGCCCCCGACTTCATCGCCCGGCATCTTGCGGGCCATGCGCAGGGCCATGCGTTCACGCGGGGGCGCATCCGGGAGCTCATTGCGGCCGCAGCGCGCTCTCGCCTCGACGAGGCAGGGCCGGGTTTTCCGGGCCTGCGGGCAGAGAACTTGCAGCGCGACGGCTTCGCTCCCGCCGGCTTTCGCGCCAGCGCCAGCCTCTTGGAACAGGCGGTCGAGGCGTGTCACGTCGAGGGCAGAACGGAGGTTCCCGCCTGGCTCGCCAGCGCCGGGGCGAATTTCGCCATCTCGCGCCGTCTCTGGCGGGAGCTCGGCGGCCAGCAGGAGCGGTTCGGGCGGCGCTGGGGATGCGAGGACCTGGAATTCGCCTTCCGCGTAGGCCGGGCCGGTGCCGGGATCGCCTTCCTGCCGGAGGCCGCCGCCTGGCATCTCAGCCATCCCCAGCCCGAACGATGGCAGGCGCACGAGCAGGCGCTGGCCCTCTTCGGGGAGTTGCACCGGGACGCGCCCGACATTGCCGCGCTGCATGCCTTGTTGTCCGAAAAAGGCTCGCTCGCGGCCTATCTCGCGGCACTCTCGGCCCAGACCCGTATGCCGTAG
- a CDS encoding PIG-L deacetylase family protein, translated as MKPRPIFLSPHPDDAVWSCGPLLLAARDRGEDPLVVTVFDGDPQDGGVAAEGWRRLAAPDLRRLENTRALDRLGIEGLSLGFVDAALRGTREAPACCAPEDLTGELSDMDSPLVERLRARLAPVLADALLVHAPVAGTGTHVDHRLLRAALGASSMAAPLILYEDFPYPVPSPPTGFAARTEPADIGAWIAAAGLYRSQIAALFAGRDAFESALRAFAAARGHGTGERYGIRVWAESAAR; from the coding sequence TTGAAGCCACGGCCGATATTTCTGTCGCCCCATCCCGACGATGCGGTCTGGTCCTGCGGCCCGCTGCTGCTGGCAGCGCGGGATCGCGGCGAGGATCCGCTGGTCGTCACGGTTTTCGATGGCGATCCGCAGGACGGAGGCGTCGCAGCGGAGGGGTGGCGGCGCCTTGCGGCACCGGATCTGCGCCGTCTCGAAAACACCCGAGCCCTTGACCGTCTCGGCATCGAGGGACTGTCGCTCGGTTTCGTCGATGCGGCGCTGCGCGGCACGCGCGAGGCCCCGGCCTGCTGCGCCCCGGAAGACCTGACCGGAGAGCTGTCCGATATGGACAGCCCGCTTGTCGAGCGCCTGCGCGCCCGCCTTGCGCCCGTTCTCGCGGATGCGCTTCTCGTCCATGCACCGGTCGCCGGCACCGGCACGCATGTCGATCACCGTCTCCTGCGCGCGGCGCTCGGTGCATCGTCGATGGCAGCTCCGCTTATCCTCTACGAGGATTTCCCCTATCCGGTGCCATCGCCGCCGACCGGCTTCGCGGCGCGAACGGAACCTGCGGATATCGGCGCCTGGATCGCGGCAGCGGGGCTCTATCGCAGCCAGATCGCGGCCTTGTTTGCCGGCCGCGATGCATTCGAGAGCGCGCTGCGCGCCTTCGCTGCGGCGCGCGGCCACGGGACGGGGGAGCGCTACGGCATACGGGTCTGGGCCGAGAGTGCCGCGAGATAG
- a CDS encoding SDR family oxidoreductase → MSGERIAAITGATGPIGAQIARRLARDHAHVVGLYHSNSAAAQVLQAGIGEAGGRMSLVAADFAVEGEGARAAAEVKRLAGAPATIVLAAAEAGRALALLTRDETVARLMRINATAQIAFLRAQLKPMIAAGHGRIVVVGSRAATAGMAGQAAYAASKAALASFALSLAGEVGRYGITVNVVAPGAMESSAARYNEAEQAEVVGRIALGRLGRPEDVASVVAFLVSHEAAYVTGATIPVDGGARF, encoded by the coding sequence ATGAGCGGGGAGCGGATCGCCGCGATCACCGGCGCGACCGGTCCCATCGGCGCGCAGATCGCCCGGCGCCTGGCGCGCGATCATGCCCATGTCGTCGGCCTCTACCACAGCAATTCGGCGGCCGCGCAGGTGTTGCAGGCCGGTATCGGCGAGGCCGGCGGGCGGATGTCGCTCGTTGCAGCCGATTTCGCCGTGGAGGGCGAAGGGGCGCGGGCTGCCGCGGAGGTGAAACGGCTCGCCGGGGCGCCTGCGACCATCGTTCTGGCGGCGGCGGAAGCCGGCCGCGCGCTCGCGCTCCTGACCCGCGACGAGACGGTGGCGCGGCTGATGAGGATCAACGCCACCGCCCAGATCGCCTTCCTGCGCGCCCAGCTGAAGCCGATGATCGCCGCCGGCCACGGCCGGATCGTCGTCGTCGGCTCGCGGGCCGCAACGGCCGGCATGGCGGGGCAGGCGGCCTACGCGGCCAGCAAGGCGGCGCTGGCGAGTTTCGCGCTGTCGCTCGCCGGGGAGGTCGGCCGCTACGGCATCACCGTGAATGTCGTTGCACCGGGCGCCATGGAGAGTTCGGCCGCCCGCTACAACGAAGCGGAGCAGGCGGAGGTTGTCGGGCGGATTGCCCTCGGGCGCCTGGGACGACCCGAGGATGTCGCGTCGGTCGTCGCCTTTCTGGTGTCGCACGAGGCGGCCTATGTCACCGGCGCGACGATCCCCGTCGATGGCGGGGCCCGGTTTTGA
- a CDS encoding AMP-binding protein: MTRPGSASRIDAHGSSANSLAGLLDGASETAIVDDWSGARLAEHVEARGRRLFGTDGLGGAIVALPLANTLESLAALLVIGAAGGAALIVSPKAVEAERAACLARGKARLWLSPGEEGGVLRLDGAGLAEPGAVLLSTSGSTGEAKIVARSAESLIDEGERYRLLIGAGEGTRVALAAPVAHAYALGWFAGCLAARWTALPLDPSHLGAIARAVDEDAAWTVMTPAIARLVARRPSHGRGPSPAKGRVMVGAGPVTDDLLNAFAARFGIGLARNYGSTETGAVFSALGSPPPGRIGGPMPGVRHRIVDEAGGPVGDGKTGALEIDLGLGWHAMGDLVMADPAGEIRVLGRAGQAVRRGDTWIATGEVEALLSGFPGVRALRARKAGTRADGDDALALDLWPVDPAQFPVEAFRHHAATRLGAGNRPDRIELHLMLSRGDGGKIAAPRIWRPGPAAVLAEAARGYKRAELLFALHETDVLSRLTEGRSAEDLAEDIGCDAGTLEALLVLAEAHGLVKAGGPVQEEGQGQEPATGVEGLIAFEAAASRGLATREIIARLTARGFSGGETLTSASPHREVYLAAMNGPAAQLRAGFGLRALALSPGARMLEITAGPGLYGERLMARDGSAHAARIAVGPAGDGLGEPLAEGAFDAVVLANALRWPPVADRLCEIVAALGPGGRLLVDDLFFDGTQAGADFALDWLTHGGAAFFTEGELTEHLAGLGLATTGIAVAGIPGARLVLARQGRETGGPHD, translated from the coding sequence ATGACCAGGCCCGGGTCCGCAAGCCGGATCGATGCCCATGGCAGCAGCGCCAACAGCCTTGCCGGGCTCCTCGACGGCGCCAGCGAGACGGCCATTGTCGACGACTGGAGCGGCGCGCGGCTCGCCGAGCATGTCGAGGCGCGGGGGCGACGGCTCTTCGGCACGGACGGCCTGGGCGGCGCGATTGTTGCCCTGCCGCTGGCGAATACGCTGGAAAGCCTCGCGGCGCTGCTCGTCATCGGCGCTGCCGGCGGCGCGGCGCTGATCGTGTCGCCGAAGGCGGTGGAGGCGGAGCGGGCCGCCTGCCTGGCGCGCGGCAAGGCGCGCCTGTGGCTCTCGCCCGGCGAGGAAGGGGGCGTGCTCCGGCTCGACGGGGCAGGCCTGGCAGAACCCGGCGCGGTGCTGCTGTCCACCTCCGGATCGACCGGCGAGGCGAAGATCGTCGCCCGCTCTGCCGAAAGCCTGATCGATGAAGGCGAGCGCTACCGGCTCCTGATCGGGGCTGGCGAGGGCACGCGCGTCGCCCTTGCCGCACCGGTCGCCCATGCCTATGCGCTCGGCTGGTTTGCCGGCTGTCTTGCGGCGCGCTGGACGGCGCTGCCGCTCGATCCGAGCCATCTCGGCGCGATTGCCCGGGCGGTCGACGAGGATGCGGCATGGACCGTGATGACGCCGGCCATCGCCCGGCTCGTGGCCCGCCGCCCGTCTCATGGCCGAGGGCCATCGCCGGCAAAGGGCCGGGTGATGGTAGGTGCCGGACCGGTGACGGACGATCTCCTAAACGCATTCGCCGCGCGCTTCGGCATCGGGCTGGCACGCAACTACGGGTCGACGGAGACGGGCGCGGTGTTCTCCGCGCTCGGAAGTCCGCCGCCGGGCCGGATCGGCGGGCCGATGCCCGGTGTGCGTCACCGCATCGTCGACGAGGCGGGCGGGCCGGTCGGCGACGGCAAGACGGGGGCGCTCGAAATCGATCTCGGCCTTGGCTGGCATGCGATGGGCGATCTCGTGATGGCCGATCCCGCCGGCGAGATCCGCGTGCTCGGGCGCGCCGGCCAGGCTGTGCGCCGCGGCGACACCTGGATCGCGACTGGAGAGGTCGAGGCATTGCTGTCCGGCTTTCCGGGCGTCAGGGCGCTGCGGGCGCGCAAGGCCGGGACGCGGGCCGATGGCGACGATGCGCTGGCGCTCGACCTCTGGCCGGTCGACCCGGCGCAGTTTCCCGTGGAGGCGTTCCGGCACCACGCCGCAACACGGCTCGGCGCCGGCAACCGGCCGGACCGGATCGAACTGCACCTGATGCTCTCGCGCGGCGACGGCGGCAAGATCGCAGCGCCCCGCATCTGGCGTCCGGGGCCGGCGGCGGTGCTGGCCGAGGCGGCGCGCGGCTACAAGCGCGCCGAACTGCTCTTCGCGCTTCACGAGACGGACGTTCTCTCGCGCCTCACCGAGGGCCGAAGCGCCGAGGACCTCGCCGAGGACATCGGCTGCGATGCCGGGACGCTCGAGGCGCTGCTGGTGCTCGCCGAGGCTCATGGCCTCGTCAAGGCGGGAGGGCCAGTGCAGGAAGAGGGGCAGGGGCAGGAACCGGCAACGGGTGTCGAGGGCCTGATCGCCTTCGAGGCGGCGGCCTCGCGGGGGCTTGCGACCCGCGAGATCATCGCGCGGCTCACTGCCCGCGGTTTCTCTGGTGGCGAAACGCTCACCTCGGCCTCGCCCCATCGCGAGGTCTATCTTGCGGCGATGAACGGGCCGGCCGCGCAGCTGCGTGCCGGTTTCGGGCTGCGCGCGCTGGCGCTTTCCCCCGGTGCAAGGATGCTCGAGATCACGGCAGGGCCGGGCCTTTACGGGGAGCGGCTGATGGCGCGCGACGGCAGCGCGCACGCGGCGCGGATTGCCGTCGGACCGGCCGGCGACGGGCTCGGCGAACCGCTTGCGGAGGGGGCCTTCGACGCGGTCGTCCTTGCCAACGCGCTGCGCTGGCCGCCCGTTGCGGACAGGCTTTGCGAGATCGTGGCCGCGCTCGGGCCGGGCGGCCGGCTGCTTGTCGACGATCTCTTCTTCGACGGCACGCAGGCCGGCGCCGACTTCGCCCTCGACTGGCTGACCCACGGGGGCGCCGCGTTTTTCACGGAGGGCGAACTGACTGAACACCTTGCCGGGCTGGGGTTGGCCACGACCGGGATCGCTGTTGCCGGCATACCCGGCGCGCGTCTGGTGCTGGCGCGACAAGGACGGGAAACGGGAGGACCGCATGACTGA
- a CDS encoding radical SAM protein, which yields MSAALLGNDLVINENDCNLGCTYCLTGQSNLKQSHLGQPIFGTPKRDRYGGDTPLGQRVDAIIDRVAAAHGAPLLKITGGEVFLVENILALVEKAAARFPSVLLQSNGILMRPDHLDRLALLPNVTLQLSLDSHLHSGNSHRIARADLHDKALARIAAILERGLAVEIYTVITDRNAEQLVGFAEWLAAFGTRLQMLPFPVRGPDTGAHAIRPEQIAGIEALAEAHGRLAEVLPPKPYLDRLLRFYREGGRRFRCHLPRLVVSTFSDGMVTACPNIWFSDLGSALADDWSETSAAIGETPLYKALLADRPRLAACKGCFTPWDMLSMYLDGEVTLDEVCAGPAYSAPEVRAWLERAKAELTAGEGAA from the coding sequence ATGAGCGCCGCCCTGCTCGGCAACGACCTGGTCATCAACGAGAACGACTGCAATCTCGGCTGCACCTATTGCCTCACCGGGCAAAGCAACCTCAAGCAGTCGCATCTCGGCCAGCCGATCTTCGGCACGCCGAAGCGCGACCGCTATGGCGGCGACACGCCGCTGGGGCAGCGCGTCGATGCCATCATCGACCGGGTCGCGGCAGCGCATGGGGCTCCGCTGCTGAAGATCACGGGCGGGGAGGTGTTTCTCGTCGAGAACATCCTTGCGCTGGTCGAGAAGGCGGCGGCCCGCTTTCCGTCCGTGCTGCTGCAGTCGAACGGCATCTTGATGCGTCCCGACCATCTGGACCGGCTGGCGCTGCTGCCCAACGTGACGCTGCAACTGTCGCTCGACTCCCATCTTCATTCCGGCAACAGCCATCGCATCGCTCGCGCCGACCTGCACGACAAGGCGCTGGCGCGCATCGCCGCGATCCTGGAGCGCGGCCTCGCGGTCGAGATCTACACGGTGATCACCGACCGCAACGCCGAGCAACTGGTGGGCTTTGCCGAGTGGCTGGCCGCCTTCGGTACGCGCCTGCAGATGCTGCCTTTCCCGGTGCGGGGCCCGGATACCGGAGCCCATGCGATCCGGCCCGAGCAGATCGCCGGGATCGAGGCGCTGGCCGAGGCGCATGGGCGCCTTGCCGAGGTGCTGCCGCCGAAGCCCTATCTCGACCGCCTGCTGCGCTTCTACCGCGAGGGCGGCCGGCGCTTTCGCTGCCACCTGCCGCGCCTCGTCGTCTCGACCTTCAGCGACGGCATGGTCACCGCCTGCCCGAACATCTGGTTCTCCGATCTCGGCAGCGCGCTGGCCGACGACTGGTCCGAGACGAGCGCGGCCATCGGCGAGACGCCGCTCTACAAGGCGCTGCTGGCGGATCGGCCGAGGCTCGCGGCCTGCAAGGGCTGCTTCACGCCCTGGGACATGCTGTCGATGTATCTCGACGGCGAGGTGACGCTGGACGAGGTCTGTGCCGGGCCTGCCTATTCCGCACCCGAGGTGCGGGCCTGGCTGGAGCGGGCAAAGGCGGAGCTGACGGCCGGGGAGGGCGCTGCATGA
- a CDS encoding B12-binding domain-containing radical SAM protein produces the protein MTTAALAPRADLSSPQPLRVAFPIVLEGDLVLSPEHLGPAYLAAVLRRAGASVVIRDAAVNETAALVEDFARLRPHVIGLSITTVSIDEIARFGAAIRAALGPQVLIVAGGPVATHLGSALLAAPGWEFLDALVRGEGEVPMLRLCEALHTGGDLGEVPSLCFLRDGALVETPLSAGVGQLDHLPDPVRDQFEQHARRFPYLRVSTSRGCTSHCTFCNAPHARNRVGPAAKPWRGASPARVVDEIERLVEAYGVNTFDFVDSTFEDPGGAQFGKRRVAAIANEILDRDLRIYFNVCMQAAHWSEDDRPLLDLLWRAGLEKVLVGIESGSQEGLARWQKKSTTEDNRRIIRLLRETGAYVAFGFISFHPWATFSEIRENSAFLRDMFGHNLRRFTTRLELYPGAEVIEELRADGLLDETFFRTFNPFSFRYVDERVERLATALNAIYGAEYAESCKIHVEPAVFRFETDDIVLHTFASRLRRVHGSDPAAAEILDDFAATVEPLKREMAQFNFALVSDLTDRAERDDDVMAAAAALAAPIEAFYGDRLRAIEAAKLRAGFRLRRKGFDIAGIQTAPPRSEKEIA, from the coding sequence ATGACGACCGCAGCTCTGGCGCCTCGCGCCGACCTTTCCAGCCCTCAGCCGCTGCGCGTCGCCTTTCCGATCGTGCTGGAGGGCGACCTGGTGCTGTCGCCCGAGCATCTGGGGCCGGCCTATCTTGCGGCGGTGCTGCGCCGGGCCGGGGCGAGCGTCGTGATCCGGGATGCGGCCGTGAACGAGACGGCGGCCCTGGTGGAGGACTTCGCGAGGCTCCGGCCGCACGTGATCGGCCTCAGCATCACCACCGTCTCCATCGACGAGATCGCCCGTTTCGGCGCGGCGATCCGCGCGGCGCTCGGCCCGCAGGTCCTGATCGTCGCCGGCGGTCCGGTCGCCACCCATCTGGGGAGCGCGCTGCTCGCCGCGCCCGGCTGGGAGTTTCTCGACGCGCTGGTACGGGGCGAGGGAGAAGTGCCGATGCTGCGCCTGTGCGAGGCGCTCCACACCGGCGGCGATCTGGGCGAGGTGCCGAGCCTGTGCTTCCTGCGCGACGGGGCCCTTGTTGAAACGCCGCTTTCCGCCGGTGTCGGCCAGCTCGACCATCTGCCCGATCCGGTGCGCGACCAGTTCGAGCAGCACGCCCGCCGCTTTCCCTACCTGCGCGTGTCGACCAGCCGGGGCTGCACATCGCACTGCACGTTCTGCAATGCGCCGCACGCCCGCAACCGGGTGGGGCCGGCGGCCAAGCCCTGGCGCGGCGCCTCGCCCGCACGCGTGGTCGACGAGATCGAGCGGCTGGTCGAGGCCTATGGCGTCAACACCTTCGATTTCGTCGATTCCACCTTTGAGGATCCGGGCGGCGCGCAATTCGGCAAGCGGCGCGTGGCGGCCATCGCCAACGAGATCCTGGACCGCGACCTGAGGATCTACTTCAACGTCTGCATGCAGGCCGCGCACTGGAGCGAGGACGACCGGCCGCTGCTCGACCTGCTCTGGCGGGCGGGGCTGGAAAAGGTGCTGGTGGGGATCGAGTCCGGCAGCCAGGAAGGCCTTGCCCGCTGGCAGAAGAAATCGACCACCGAGGACAACCGCCGGATCATCCGCCTGCTGCGCGAGACCGGCGCCTATGTCGCCTTCGGCTTCATCTCGTTCCACCCCTGGGCGACCTTCTCGGAGATCCGCGAGAACTCGGCCTTCCTGCGCGACATGTTCGGCCACAACCTGCGCCGCTTCACCACCCGCCTGGAGCTCTATCCGGGAGCGGAGGTGATCGAGGAACTGCGCGCCGACGGCCTGCTGGACGAGACCTTCTTCCGCACCTTCAACCCCTTTTCCTTCCGCTATGTCGACGAACGGGTCGAGCGGCTGGCCACCGCGCTCAACGCCATCTACGGCGCCGAATATGCCGAGAGTTGCAAGATCCACGTCGAGCCGGCCGTCTTCCGCTTCGAGACGGACGACATCGTCCTGCACACGTTCGCCAGCCGGCTGCGGCGCGTCCATGGCAGCGATCCCGCGGCGGCGGAGATCCTCGACGACTTCGCCGCGACGGTCGAGCCGTTGAAGCGCGAGATGGCGCAGTTCAACTTCGCACTGGTCAGCGATCTCACCGACCGCGCCGAACGCGACGACGATGTGATGGCGGCAGCGGCTGCGCTCGCCGCGCCGATAGAGGCGTTCTACGGCGACCGCTTGCGGGCCATCGAGGCGGCCAAGCTGCGCGCGGGCTTCCGGCTGCGGCGAAAGGGCTTCGACATCGCCGGGATCCAGACCGCGCCGCCGCGCAGCGAGAAGGAAATCGCATGA
- a CDS encoding alkaline phosphatase family protein codes for MQSKPKLVLIGIDGASHTLIARGLQQGRLPTFRSLAAGRSPQPLLTPFPPHTAPGWTSLFTGVSPGEHGVYQFWELQAPGYRPALSTVADFGREPLWRSLERHGLSVGLFHVPMSHPPEPIADGYMLTWPLTPTLGYAWPRSLIGELAEHGLHYQSDLMTMYREDESYLETARALIDAKVDTLLYLMDARPVDALFAVFTELDRVSHCYWGGEEAPADEVNAIYDHMDAALGRLLAAIDDDVAVLVVSDHGFGVCRHKINVNALLAEAGLLATQPAEAPVAANGRKPHFSDVEQALSASWFRAAAPNREVDFSRTRAFMPAPGCYGITLNRAGRQRQGIVSDTEAGAVIREVEAVLGDLSLDGDRPFEVLPRRQVYRGHRLADAPDLILMPGRWDAMPAPDLQGPVFDAPAQAGIHREDGILFARGLALENRAARVEDVAPTVLAHLGLPAQADLDGRSLALDAPRIACEPAQRLARSPASAAIGAHQVEIERRLAQLGYL; via the coding sequence ATGCAGTCCAAGCCGAAACTGGTCCTGATCGGGATTGACGGTGCCTCCCATACCCTGATCGCACGCGGCCTTCAGCAGGGTCGGCTGCCGACGTTCCGCTCGCTTGCCGCAGGCCGCTCGCCCCAGCCGCTGCTGACACCGTTTCCTCCGCATACCGCACCGGGCTGGACCAGCCTGTTCACCGGCGTCTCGCCGGGCGAGCACGGGGTCTACCAGTTCTGGGAGTTGCAGGCGCCGGGCTACCGTCCGGCCCTGTCGACGGTGGCGGATTTCGGCCGCGAGCCGCTGTGGCGCTCGCTCGAGCGCCATGGCTTGTCGGTCGGCCTGTTCCACGTGCCGATGTCGCATCCCCCGGAGCCGATTGCGGACGGCTACATGCTGACCTGGCCGCTGACGCCGACGCTCGGCTACGCCTGGCCGCGTTCCCTGATCGGTGAACTGGCAGAGCACGGCCTGCACTACCAGAGCGACCTGATGACCATGTACCGGGAGGACGAGAGCTACCTGGAGACGGCGCGCGCGTTGATCGACGCCAAGGTCGACACGCTGCTCTATCTGATGGACGCCCGTCCGGTCGATGCGCTGTTCGCGGTGTTCACAGAGCTCGACCGGGTCTCGCACTGCTATTGGGGCGGGGAGGAGGCCCCGGCAGACGAGGTCAACGCGATCTACGATCACATGGATGCTGCGCTCGGCCGGCTGCTCGCGGCCATCGATGACGACGTCGCCGTCCTTGTGGTCTCCGATCACGGTTTCGGGGTCTGCCGGCACAAGATCAACGTCAACGCCTTGCTGGCGGAGGCCGGGCTGCTGGCGACGCAGCCGGCGGAGGCCCCCGTCGCGGCGAACGGCCGCAAGCCGCATTTCTCCGATGTGGAGCAGGCGCTGTCGGCGAGCTGGTTCCGCGCCGCCGCGCCCAACCGGGAGGTCGACTTTTCCCGCACCCGCGCCTTCATGCCGGCGCCCGGCTGCTACGGCATCACGCTCAACCGCGCCGGACGGCAGCGGCAGGGCATCGTCTCGGACACGGAGGCCGGAGCGGTGATACGCGAGGTCGAGGCCGTCCTTGGCGATCTGTCGCTCGACGGCGACCGCCCGTTCGAGGTGCTGCCGCGCCGGCAGGTCTATCGCGGTCACCGCCTTGCGGACGCGCCCGACCTGATCCTGATGCCGGGCCGCTGGGACGCGATGCCGGCCCCGGATCTTCAGGGGCCGGTCTTCGACGCCCCGGCGCAGGCCGGCATCCACCGCGAGGACGGCATCCTGTTCGCGCGAGGGCTGGCCCTGGAAAACCGGGCGGCCCGCGTCGAGGACGTGGCGCCGACCGTGCTCGCCCATCTCGGCCTGCCGGCGCAGGCGGATCTCGACGGCCGGAGCCTTGCCCTCGATGCGCCGCGCATCGCCTGCGAACCGGCGCAGCGCCTTGCCCGCAGCCCGGCCTCGGCGGCAATCGGCGCGCATCAGGTCGAGATCGAGCGGCGGCTCGCGCAGCTCGGCTATCTGTGA